Proteins from a genomic interval of Microscilla marina ATCC 23134:
- a CDS encoding Crp/Fnr family transcriptional regulator — MLDKAQNIPTNACDHCAFASTTTERKASFSDSRKEMIIRSNDFLFKEEQLAMGIFCVEAGTLLTLKQAESKATVLNVIKPGHILGTNAITSATYQYSVKGLTDAKVCFIPKPLVIKLMNEHLPFKLAIMKALCQEIEATQQKSLSLIYKSSKQRIATLLLEVADTIRSQSREKASIYFVPEEFAGLVGIAAKSLMKILHEFEQKQWVQCRKNQLMVLNANALGKLL; from the coding sequence ATGTTGGATAAAGCACAAAATATACCGACAAATGCGTGTGACCACTGCGCATTTGCAAGCACAACCACTGAACGCAAGGCCTCATTTTCTGATAGTCGCAAGGAAATGATCATTCGTTCCAACGATTTTCTGTTTAAAGAAGAACAGTTGGCAATGGGGATTTTTTGCGTAGAAGCAGGCACTTTACTTACCCTAAAGCAAGCAGAAAGTAAAGCTACAGTGTTGAATGTAATAAAGCCAGGGCATATCTTAGGCACCAATGCCATTACCTCTGCCACCTATCAATACTCTGTAAAAGGACTCACTGACGCCAAGGTATGTTTTATTCCTAAACCATTGGTAATAAAACTCATGAACGAGCATTTGCCCTTTAAACTTGCCATCATGAAAGCCCTTTGTCAAGAGATAGAAGCTACTCAGCAAAAGAGTTTATCGTTGATTTATAAATCAAGCAAACAACGCATTGCCACTCTATTGCTCGAAGTAGCAGACACTATCAGGAGTCAATCGCGTGAAAAAGCATCTATTTACTTTGTTCCCGAAGAGTTTGCCGGGTTGGTAGGCATTGCTGCCAAAAGCTTGATGAAAATACTGCATGAGTTTGAGCAAAAACAATGGGTACAATGCCGAAAAAATCAGCTCATGGTATTGAATGCCAACGCGTTAGGTAAACTGTTATGA
- a CDS encoding Crp/Fnr family transcriptional regulator, translating to MSHNPKNPSCQTCGMRHKGVFSNLDRDNLAEISSQKSCNLYRKGDVIFHEGNYPLGLFSIFSGKVKVFKTSETGKDHILRLAGAGEPLGYRSLVSGEKYEVSAAVLEDTRVCFIPKALFLNTLQGSSNLTGRVMEFLTKDLKLAESKIADLAQKTVKERVAETILMLKQFYGMESDHKTINVSLSREDLANLVGTATETLIRSLSEFKKNEIIDLKGKKIIILNAKILEKIANIFD from the coding sequence ATGAGTCACAACCCTAAAAACCCATCGTGTCAAACCTGTGGAATGCGTCATAAGGGTGTTTTTTCAAATTTAGATCGGGATAATCTTGCAGAAATATCTTCACAAAAGAGTTGCAACCTTTACCGCAAAGGTGATGTCATCTTTCACGAAGGAAACTATCCCTTGGGGCTTTTTTCAATATTTAGCGGCAAAGTAAAAGTTTTTAAAACCTCTGAAACGGGCAAAGATCATATCTTGCGGCTTGCCGGAGCTGGCGAACCTTTAGGATATCGTTCGTTGGTGTCGGGAGAAAAGTACGAAGTATCGGCTGCAGTGTTAGAAGATACCCGGGTGTGTTTTATACCCAAAGCGTTATTTTTAAATACGTTGCAGGGCAGTAGTAACCTAACGGGGCGGGTCATGGAGTTTTTGACTAAAGACCTGAAGCTTGCCGAAAGTAAAATTGCTGACCTGGCCCAAAAAACTGTAAAAGAACGCGTGGCAGAAACTATTTTAATGCTGAAGCAATTTTATGGAATGGAAAGCGATCACAAAACCATCAACGTGAGTTTGTCGCGTGAAGATCTGGCAAACCTAGTAGGTACCGCCACCGAAACCTTGATTCGGTCTTTGTCAGAGTTTAAGAAAAATGAAATAATTGACCTGAAAGGAAAAAAGATAATCATATTGAATGCCAAAATTTTAGAGAAAATAGCCAACATTTTCGATTAA
- a CDS encoding NADH-quinone oxidoreductase subunit D → MNNIDTPNPDLRQNPQEVQYIFEEDNLQKSEPNKYTPADLGSEEMVLNLGPQHPSTHGVLRLELITNGEYIVDVVPHLGYLHRCFEKHAEALPYNQIIPYVDRMDYIAAMNSEHAYAMGVEKMLGISDKIPKRVEYIRVLVAELNRLASHFVALGTYGVDIGSFTVFMWMMRDREHILRLLEWLSGARMLYNYIWVGGLFYDLPVGFEERCAEFVKYLKPKIIETQQILIENKIFVQRTAKVGALPLDLAINYGVSGPMLRASGLKYDLRRIDGYSVYPELDFDIPVGKGEMGTQGDCWDRTWVRLQECFESAKIIEQCITRLTTDLKRTRDFDPQALVPKKIRPKANDFYVRAENPKGELGYYFRADGRSDKPFRCKARSCCFVNLSVLPEISRGTMIADLVAIVGSLDIVLGEVDR, encoded by the coding sequence ATGAATAATATAGACACCCCCAATCCCGATTTACGCCAAAACCCACAAGAGGTACAATACATTTTTGAAGAAGACAACCTGCAAAAATCAGAACCAAATAAATATACCCCTGCCGATCTTGGTTCAGAAGAAATGGTGCTCAACCTGGGACCTCAACACCCTTCTACCCACGGCGTACTGCGCCTGGAATTAATTACCAATGGAGAGTACATTGTAGACGTAGTGCCTCACCTGGGCTACTTACATCGTTGTTTTGAGAAACATGCCGAGGCGTTGCCCTATAACCAAATTATTCCATACGTAGATAGAATGGACTACATTGCCGCTATGAACTCAGAACATGCGTATGCAATGGGGGTAGAGAAGATGTTGGGCATCAGCGATAAAATCCCGAAAAGGGTAGAGTATATCAGAGTATTGGTAGCTGAGCTTAACCGTTTGGCGTCTCACTTTGTGGCTTTGGGTACTTATGGGGTAGACATTGGTTCGTTTACGGTGTTTATGTGGATGATGCGTGACCGTGAGCATATTTTGCGTTTGTTAGAATGGTTGAGTGGTGCCCGAATGTTGTACAACTATATTTGGGTAGGAGGACTGTTTTATGATTTGCCAGTAGGTTTTGAAGAGCGTTGCGCAGAGTTTGTAAAATACCTGAAACCAAAAATTATAGAAACCCAGCAAATACTGATAGAAAACAAAATTTTTGTACAAAGAACCGCTAAAGTAGGTGCCTTACCCCTTGATTTGGCCATTAACTATGGGGTGTCAGGCCCTATGCTGAGGGCGTCAGGCTTAAAATATGACTTACGCAGGATAGATGGTTACTCGGTGTACCCCGAACTAGACTTCGACATACCAGTAGGCAAGGGTGAAATGGGTACCCAAGGCGATTGTTGGGACCGTACCTGGGTAAGATTACAAGAATGTTTTGAATCGGCAAAAATCATAGAACAATGCATTACACGCCTTACCACCGACCTTAAACGTACCCGTGACTTTGACCCGCAGGCATTGGTACCCAAAAAAATACGCCCCAAAGCAAACGATTTTTATGTAAGAGCCGAAAACCCTAAAGGAGAGCTAGGGTATTATTTTAGGGCAGATGGCAGAAGTGACAAGCCTTTTCGCTGCAAAGCAAGGTCTTGCTGTTTTGTCAATTTATCTGTGTTGCCCGAAATATCGCGGGGCACTATGATTGCCGACCTGGTAGCCATTGTAGGCTCACTTGACATAGTATTAGGAGAAGTAGATAGATAA
- a CDS encoding PstS family phosphate ABC transporter substrate-binding protein has product MKFIVRLILLIVLLAGTEACSRKKTSLKIKGSDSVLPISQKAAETFMQQYPKASITVTGGGSGVGIAALINGTTHIAMTSRQIKISEQLKIQATDKKIKEDIIGHDALALVVHPSNPVRKLTREQIEGIFTGKIKTWQEVGGDPGNIVAYSRETSSGTYEYFKKKALNGSEYDNTVLSLNSNGAIIQSVSQTKGGIGYIGLAYISSKTKALAVSFDQGKSFVMPTFENAKQKKYPISRPLFYYYDQSQTTKVVDFMQYLYSPTGQKLIKDIGYIPNR; this is encoded by the coding sequence GTGAAATTTATTGTTCGATTAATTCTTTTAATTGTACTTTTAGCAGGAACAGAGGCATGTAGCCGCAAAAAAACCTCGCTCAAAATCAAAGGAAGTGACTCGGTGCTGCCCATTTCGCAAAAAGCGGCCGAAACTTTTATGCAACAATACCCAAAAGCCAGCATCACGGTTACCGGTGGGGGCAGTGGTGTAGGCATTGCTGCTCTGATCAATGGCACTACCCATATTGCCATGACCTCGCGGCAAATCAAAATCTCGGAGCAGCTTAAGATCCAGGCCACTGACAAAAAAATAAAAGAAGATATTATTGGACATGATGCCCTGGCTTTGGTGGTGCACCCTTCCAACCCTGTCAGAAAACTTACCCGTGAACAAATTGAAGGTATTTTTACCGGAAAAATAAAAACCTGGCAGGAAGTAGGCGGAGACCCTGGCAATATTGTGGCTTACTCCCGCGAAACAAGTTCGGGTACTTATGAATATTTCAAAAAGAAAGCACTTAACGGCTCTGAATACGACAATACGGTTTTATCACTTAACTCTAATGGGGCCATTATTCAGTCGGTGAGCCAAACCAAAGGCGGCATTGGTTACATAGGCCTGGCTTATATCTCGTCCAAAACCAAAGCATTGGCGGTTTCTTTCGATCAGGGCAAAAGCTTTGTAATGCCTACTTTTGAGAACGCCAAACAAAAAAAATACCCCATTTCCCGCCCCTTGTTTTATTACTACGACCAAAGCCAAACCACTAAGGTGGTTGATTTTATGCAATACCTGTATTCGCCCACTGGACAAAAACTAATCAAAGACATTGGTTACATACCCAATCGCTAA
- the pstC gene encoding phosphate ABC transporter permease subunit PstC — protein MMTHKKIFEKIIEAVIYASGTATTIVVLLIVFFLFREGLGLFRQAPMQKTYTVAVHPQNPVRQLSIDQLKAIFSKKEKNWKTFGGKNQSIETFSSEDIEKHLKGQDLGEAFSKLKDLVTTYAQNKENLVVVMPKKFMPDKFVLIPTEHMSIEAFFRGKEWRPTSEPIHSFGVLPIIVGTLLVCFGALLFAIPTGIIAAIYLVEIANKQVKNIINPFIELLAGIPSVIYGFFGLVVIVPFIQKTFALDMGETALTGSIILGIISLPTIITISEDAIRSVPRELKEASFALGANHLQTIFKVIVPYALSGIVSAAILGVGRTIGETMAVLMVTGNAAQMPSSFLDSVRVITSTVAAELGETAQGGIHYRALFMLACVLFILTFWLNLLAEWIVAKKTQK, from the coding sequence ATGATGACCCATAAAAAGATATTTGAAAAAATTATTGAAGCTGTCATTTATGCCAGTGGCACCGCTACTACCATTGTGGTGCTCCTCATTGTGTTTTTTTTGTTTCGGGAGGGGCTGGGGCTATTTCGGCAAGCACCAATGCAAAAAACCTATACGGTGGCAGTGCACCCCCAAAACCCAGTACGCCAGCTCAGCATTGACCAGTTGAAGGCTATTTTTTCAAAAAAAGAAAAAAACTGGAAAACCTTTGGGGGTAAAAACCAGTCCATTGAGACTTTTAGTTCGGAAGACATAGAAAAACACCTGAAAGGCCAGGACTTGGGAGAGGCATTTAGCAAACTAAAAGACCTGGTAACTACCTATGCCCAAAACAAGGAAAACCTGGTGGTGGTGATGCCTAAAAAATTTATGCCCGACAAGTTTGTCCTCATTCCTACCGAGCATATGAGCATCGAGGCTTTTTTTAGGGGCAAAGAGTGGCGCCCTACCTCAGAACCCATACATAGTTTTGGGGTGTTGCCCATTATTGTGGGCACCTTGCTGGTGTGTTTTGGGGCCTTGTTGTTCGCAATTCCTACCGGAATTATTGCCGCCATTTATTTGGTAGAAATTGCCAACAAGCAAGTAAAAAACATTATTAACCCTTTTATAGAACTTCTGGCGGGGATTCCCTCGGTGATTTATGGTTTTTTTGGGCTGGTGGTGATTGTTCCTTTTATCCAAAAAACTTTTGCCCTGGATATGGGAGAAACTGCCCTGACCGGAAGTATTATTTTGGGCATTATTTCATTGCCTACCATTATTACCATTTCAGAAGATGCCATCCGTTCGGTGCCCCGTGAACTCAAAGAAGCTAGTTTTGCTCTGGGAGCCAACCACTTACAAACCATTTTCAAAGTAATTGTTCCTTATGCCCTTTCGGGCATTGTGTCAGCGGCTATCTTGGGAGTGGGGCGCACCATAGGCGAAACAATGGCTGTGTTGATGGTCACTGGTAATGCGGCTCAAATGCCTTCTTCGTTTTTAGATTCGGTGCGGGTAATTACCTCTACTGTAGCCGCCGAACTGGGCGAAACAGCCCAGGGGGGCATTCATTACCGGGCGCTTTTTATGCTGGCTTGTGTGCTTTTTATTTTAACCTTTTGGCTCAATTTGCTGGCCGAATGGATTGTGGCAAAAAAAACCCAGAAATAG